One Coffea arabica cultivar ET-39 chromosome 5e, Coffea Arabica ET-39 HiFi, whole genome shotgun sequence DNA segment encodes these proteins:
- the LOC113688086 gene encoding uncharacterized protein isoform X3, protein MQRFSASKNIPLSSISNAIMKTGKVTDKSPVDSHLEELDDPQKFTEEGLKVISQREYVLRLYELKDEIALSWSKKEHVTSLKLCIRVARLLMDTSVVQFYPTLFVLATDVMDMLGDMVWQRIRQKAEHTEDRKFVSSLPDDFEANSISDDAKETCNNWFSKIGSIRELLPRIYLELAVLPCWRFLVDNPMSSLQRLAMMTRGIADPIALAYCHLYMVHRAQKLPQHDLGYLVTGINDLKFVMMRILSLQETTCIISLADRRLLLSLMEPAIEYMMRCIFKDLNQVQVRDVIVGLGLGKDKSHLFGDCSCISVILHHLLKELPTGLICANAMSILHLIECNIDFSYDQYLNYKLLGLRLCENISRVNEAMALVDKVIQVISCYDRLHEYLEVLDAYVDIVLHNQMHIYLNTILNEIFERLCAKGIDKNALSGLQSFLLKLVTHFDHLEDILSLSHFVDILDVMHGSSRNIINISILRMATRNTCIDDPTIIHFLFEVSQVLHDGTDFSNIRNDENQHSARLISRFVNMVDYGRDFERNLSFLVDCRGAFGDMIELKETLVHSSNLLSIKLMKESSNLFAFAKSCLTFSEVTIAAIPDCFRRFSLYLETAEVALMGGLVSHADGLIDSALCYLQDFDLVDGLRTTNDTEANLSLICKLCNLMIVVPGNVEQGFLDGPKKIFSFLDSQPWMTSKLKIKGMCALISILAAFSQNAIPLQLIPGKVIGNHELIYGDPTCSEEILSFSRAIIQKIVDIVLQEPSQATSGNLALEGCSSIASSFRVRTDILTICSRLLEIAELSLSSDDRYLVSTKNFVNTCQLCCQEDGHLQNSESMTG, encoded by the exons ATGCAGAGATTTTCTGCATCTAAGAATATCCCGTTATCTTCA ATTTCAAATGCAATTATGAAGACTGGAAAGG TAACTGACAAATCACCTGTGGATTCACATTTGGAAGAACTGGATGATCCTCAAAAATTTACAGAAGAAGGTCTTAAAGTTATAAGTCAGAGGGAATATGTTTTACGTTTATATGAACTCAAAGATGAGATTGCGCTTTCTTGGAGTAAAAAGGAGCATGTGACATCTTTGAAATTGTGCATCAGG GTTGCCAGACTTCTGATGGACACATCTGTTGTACAATTTTATCCAACACTATTCGTTCTAGCCACAGATGTGATGGATATGCTGGGTGATATGGTATGGCAACGAATTAGACAGAAAGCTGAGCACACGGAAGATAGAAAATTCGTTTCTTCTTTGCCAG ATGATTTTGAAGCCAATAGTATTTCTGATGATGCTAAAGAAACTTGCAACAACTGGTTCTCCAAAATCGGTTCCATCCGTGAGCTTCTTCCGCGCAT CTATCTGGAACTGGCCGTACTGCCATGCTGGCGTTTCCTTGTTGACAATCCTATGAGTAGCCTCCAGCGCTTGGCCATGATGACAAGAGGCATTGCAGATCCAATAGCCTTGGCCTACTGCCACTTATATATGGTTCACCGAGCTCAAAAACTACCTCAACACGATTTAG GATACCTTGTCACTGGCATCAATGACTTGAAATTTGTAATGATGCGCATTCTTTCACTGCAAGAAACAACTTGCATAATCTCTCTAGCAGATAGAAGGTTGCTTTTGAGCCTCATGGAACCTGCTATTGAGTATATGATGAGATGCATATTTAAGGATTTAAATCAG GTTCAAGTTCGTGATGTAATTGTGGGGCTTGGACTTGGAAAGGACAAGTCACATTTATTTGGAGACTGTTCATGCATTTCAGTTATTCTTCATCATTTACTAAAGGAGCTCCCTACTGGACTAATCTGTGCTAATGCCATGAGTATTCTTCATCTGATTGAGTGCAATATTGATTTTTCATATGATCAG TATTTGAATTACAAGTTGCTTGGACTCAGGCTGTGTGAAAACATTTCTCGAGTGAATGAGGCCATGGCTTTAGTGGATaaggtcattcag GTCATTTCTTGCTATGATAGACTACATGAATATTTGGAGGTTTTAGATGCTTATGTGGATATTGTTCTGCATAATCAAATG CACATTTATTTGAACACAATAttgaatgaaatatttgagcgaTTATGTGCTAAAGGGATTGATAAGAATGCTCTATCAGGCTTGCAGTCTTTCCTTTTGAAGCTCGTTACTCATTTTGATCATTTGGAAGATATATTATCACTG AGCCATTTTGTTGACATCTTAGACGTGATGCACGGAAGCTCAAGGAACATCATCAACATTAGCATCCTTAGAATGGCAACAAG GAACACTTGCATTGACGATCCAACTATCATTCATTTTCTGTTTGAAGTTTCTCAGGTGTTGCATGATGGGACAGACTTCTCAAACATAAGAAATGATGAAAATCAACATTCAGCACGCCTAATTTCTCGTTTTGTGAACATG GTTGATTATGGGCGAGATTTTGAACGCAATTTGTCATTTCTGGTTGATTGCCGCGGAGCCTTTGGTGACATGATTGAACTCAAG GAGACGCTTGTTCACTCCAGCAATCTTTTATCCATTAAGCTTATGAAAGAGAGCAGTAATCTTTTCGCTTTTGCCAAATCTTGCCTAACATTTAGTGAAGTTACAATAGCTGCTATTCCTGATTGCTTTAGGCGGTTCAGTCTCTATCTTGAAACAGCAGAG GTTGCTTTGATGGGTGGATTAGTTTCTCATGCAGATGGACTTATAGATTCAGCGCTCTGCTATTTGCAGGACTTTGATTTAGTGGATG GTTTGCGGACAACTAACGATACTGAAGCAAATCTTTCCTTGATATGCAAGCTATGCAATCTCATGATTGTGGTCCCAG GTAATGTTGAACAAGGATTCTTGGATGGccccaagaaaatattttctttcctCGATTCCCAACCATG GATGACCTCAAAATTAAAGATCAAGGGGATGTGCGCTCTTATTTCAATTTTAGCAGCATtttcccaaaatgcaatacCCTTGCAATTAATACCTGGGAAG GTAATAGGCAATCATGAGTTAATTTATGGTGATCCAACTTGTTCAGAAGAAATTTTGTCATTTTCTCGTGCTATTATTCAGAAAATTGTGGATATTGTCTTACAAGAGCCTTCACAG GCTACTAGTGGAAATCTTGCACTTGAAGGTTGCAGCTCCATAGCTTCATCATTTAGA GTACGCACAGACATACTCACAATCTGCTCCAGACTGTTGGAAATAGCCGAGTTAAGCCTGAGTTCTGATGATAGATATTTGGTGTCTACCAAAAACTTTGTAAATACGTGCCAACTTTGTTGTCAGGAGGATGGACATTTGCAGAATTCAGAAAGCATGACTGGTTAG
- the LOC113688086 gene encoding uncharacterized protein isoform X2, with translation MELEFRHRDYITEEKAYSLPRLPAGTHPLSTSPETLHQVDLVHKEKEENDFFDPLSKINEKKEVSFEDFQDEEITGGPSNEASVQSSSKEWTSFKKILMQRFSASKNIPLSSISNAIMKTGKVTDKSPVDSHLEELDDPQKFTEEGLKVISQREYVLRLYELKDEIALSWSKKEHVTSLKLCIRVARLLMDTSVVQFYPTLFVLATDVMDMLGDMVWQRIRQKAEHTEDRKFVSSLPDDFEANSISDDAKETCNNWFSKIGSIRELLPRIYLELAVLPCWRFLVDNPMSSLQRLAMMTRGIADPIALAYCHLYMVHRAQKLPQHDLGYLVTGINDLKFVMMRILSLQETTCIISLADRRLLLSLMEPAIEYMMRCIFKDLNQVQVRDVIVGLGLGKDKSHLFGDCSCISVILHHLLKELPTGLICANAMSILHLIECNIDFSYDQYLNYKLLGLRLCENISRVNEAMALVDKVIQVISCYDRLHEYLEVLDAYVDIVLHNQMSHFVDILDVMHGSSRNIINISILRMATRNTCIDDPTIIHFLFEVSQVLHDGTDFSNIRNDENQHSARLISRFVNMVDYGRDFERNLSFLVDCRGAFGDMIELKETLVHSSNLLSIKLMKESSNLFAFAKSCLTFSEVTIAAIPDCFRRFSLYLETAEVALMGGLVSHADGLIDSALCYLQDFDLVDGLRTTNDTEANLSLICKLCNLMIVVPGNVEQGFLDGPKKIFSFLDSQPWMTSKLKIKGMCALISILAAFSQNAIPLQLIPGKVIGNHELIYGDPTCSEEILSFSRAIIQKIVDIVLQEPSQATSGNLALEGCSSIASSFRVRTDILTICSRLLEIAELSLSSDDRYLVSTKNFVNTCQLCCQEDGHLQNSESMTG, from the exons ATGGAGCTCGAGTTCAGACATAGAGATTATATAACAGAGGAAAAGGCTTACTCTCTCCCTCGTCTACCTGCAGGAACTCATCCTCTGTCCACTTCCCCTGAAACGCTTCACCAG GTTGATTTGGTGCATaaggagaaggaagaaaatgatttttttgatccACTTAGCAAGATCAATGAGAAAAAGGAAGTTTCTTTTGAGGATTTTCAAGATGAAGAGATTACAGGAGGACCGTCCAATGAAGCTTCTGTCCAGTCTTCTTCCAAGGAATGGACTTCTTTTAAGAAAATCTTGATGCAGAGATTTTCTGCATCTAAGAATATCCCGTTATCTTCA ATTTCAAATGCAATTATGAAGACTGGAAAGG TAACTGACAAATCACCTGTGGATTCACATTTGGAAGAACTGGATGATCCTCAAAAATTTACAGAAGAAGGTCTTAAAGTTATAAGTCAGAGGGAATATGTTTTACGTTTATATGAACTCAAAGATGAGATTGCGCTTTCTTGGAGTAAAAAGGAGCATGTGACATCTTTGAAATTGTGCATCAGG GTTGCCAGACTTCTGATGGACACATCTGTTGTACAATTTTATCCAACACTATTCGTTCTAGCCACAGATGTGATGGATATGCTGGGTGATATGGTATGGCAACGAATTAGACAGAAAGCTGAGCACACGGAAGATAGAAAATTCGTTTCTTCTTTGCCAG ATGATTTTGAAGCCAATAGTATTTCTGATGATGCTAAAGAAACTTGCAACAACTGGTTCTCCAAAATCGGTTCCATCCGTGAGCTTCTTCCGCGCAT CTATCTGGAACTGGCCGTACTGCCATGCTGGCGTTTCCTTGTTGACAATCCTATGAGTAGCCTCCAGCGCTTGGCCATGATGACAAGAGGCATTGCAGATCCAATAGCCTTGGCCTACTGCCACTTATATATGGTTCACCGAGCTCAAAAACTACCTCAACACGATTTAG GATACCTTGTCACTGGCATCAATGACTTGAAATTTGTAATGATGCGCATTCTTTCACTGCAAGAAACAACTTGCATAATCTCTCTAGCAGATAGAAGGTTGCTTTTGAGCCTCATGGAACCTGCTATTGAGTATATGATGAGATGCATATTTAAGGATTTAAATCAG GTTCAAGTTCGTGATGTAATTGTGGGGCTTGGACTTGGAAAGGACAAGTCACATTTATTTGGAGACTGTTCATGCATTTCAGTTATTCTTCATCATTTACTAAAGGAGCTCCCTACTGGACTAATCTGTGCTAATGCCATGAGTATTCTTCATCTGATTGAGTGCAATATTGATTTTTCATATGATCAG TATTTGAATTACAAGTTGCTTGGACTCAGGCTGTGTGAAAACATTTCTCGAGTGAATGAGGCCATGGCTTTAGTGGATaaggtcattcag GTCATTTCTTGCTATGATAGACTACATGAATATTTGGAGGTTTTAGATGCTTATGTGGATATTGTTCTGCATAATCAAATG AGCCATTTTGTTGACATCTTAGACGTGATGCACGGAAGCTCAAGGAACATCATCAACATTAGCATCCTTAGAATGGCAACAAG GAACACTTGCATTGACGATCCAACTATCATTCATTTTCTGTTTGAAGTTTCTCAGGTGTTGCATGATGGGACAGACTTCTCAAACATAAGAAATGATGAAAATCAACATTCAGCACGCCTAATTTCTCGTTTTGTGAACATG GTTGATTATGGGCGAGATTTTGAACGCAATTTGTCATTTCTGGTTGATTGCCGCGGAGCCTTTGGTGACATGATTGAACTCAAG GAGACGCTTGTTCACTCCAGCAATCTTTTATCCATTAAGCTTATGAAAGAGAGCAGTAATCTTTTCGCTTTTGCCAAATCTTGCCTAACATTTAGTGAAGTTACAATAGCTGCTATTCCTGATTGCTTTAGGCGGTTCAGTCTCTATCTTGAAACAGCAGAG GTTGCTTTGATGGGTGGATTAGTTTCTCATGCAGATGGACTTATAGATTCAGCGCTCTGCTATTTGCAGGACTTTGATTTAGTGGATG GTTTGCGGACAACTAACGATACTGAAGCAAATCTTTCCTTGATATGCAAGCTATGCAATCTCATGATTGTGGTCCCAG GTAATGTTGAACAAGGATTCTTGGATGGccccaagaaaatattttctttcctCGATTCCCAACCATG GATGACCTCAAAATTAAAGATCAAGGGGATGTGCGCTCTTATTTCAATTTTAGCAGCATtttcccaaaatgcaatacCCTTGCAATTAATACCTGGGAAG GTAATAGGCAATCATGAGTTAATTTATGGTGATCCAACTTGTTCAGAAGAAATTTTGTCATTTTCTCGTGCTATTATTCAGAAAATTGTGGATATTGTCTTACAAGAGCCTTCACAG GCTACTAGTGGAAATCTTGCACTTGAAGGTTGCAGCTCCATAGCTTCATCATTTAGA GTACGCACAGACATACTCACAATCTGCTCCAGACTGTTGGAAATAGCCGAGTTAAGCCTGAGTTCTGATGATAGATATTTGGTGTCTACCAAAAACTTTGTAAATACGTGCCAACTTTGTTGTCAGGAGGATGGACATTTGCAGAATTCAGAAAGCATGACTGGTTAG
- the LOC113688086 gene encoding uncharacterized protein isoform X1 has translation MELEFRHRDYITEEKAYSLPRLPAGTHPLSTSPETLHQVDLVHKEKEENDFFDPLSKINEKKEVSFEDFQDEEITGGPSNEASVQSSSKEWTSFKKILMQRFSASKNIPLSSISNAIMKTGKVTDKSPVDSHLEELDDPQKFTEEGLKVISQREYVLRLYELKDEIALSWSKKEHVTSLKLCIRVARLLMDTSVVQFYPTLFVLATDVMDMLGDMVWQRIRQKAEHTEDRKFVSSLPDDFEANSISDDAKETCNNWFSKIGSIRELLPRIYLELAVLPCWRFLVDNPMSSLQRLAMMTRGIADPIALAYCHLYMVHRAQKLPQHDLGYLVTGINDLKFVMMRILSLQETTCIISLADRRLLLSLMEPAIEYMMRCIFKDLNQVQVRDVIVGLGLGKDKSHLFGDCSCISVILHHLLKELPTGLICANAMSILHLIECNIDFSYDQYLNYKLLGLRLCENISRVNEAMALVDKVIQVISCYDRLHEYLEVLDAYVDIVLHNQMHIYLNTILNEIFERLCAKGIDKNALSGLQSFLLKLVTHFDHLEDILSLSHFVDILDVMHGSSRNIINISILRMATRNTCIDDPTIIHFLFEVSQVLHDGTDFSNIRNDENQHSARLISRFVNMVDYGRDFERNLSFLVDCRGAFGDMIELKETLVHSSNLLSIKLMKESSNLFAFAKSCLTFSEVTIAAIPDCFRRFSLYLETAEVALMGGLVSHADGLIDSALCYLQDFDLVDGLRTTNDTEANLSLICKLCNLMIVVPGNVEQGFLDGPKKIFSFLDSQPWMTSKLKIKGMCALISILAAFSQNAIPLQLIPGKVIGNHELIYGDPTCSEEILSFSRAIIQKIVDIVLQEPSQATSGNLALEGCSSIASSFRVRTDILTICSRLLEIAELSLSSDDRYLVSTKNFVNTCQLCCQEDGHLQNSESMTG, from the exons ATGGAGCTCGAGTTCAGACATAGAGATTATATAACAGAGGAAAAGGCTTACTCTCTCCCTCGTCTACCTGCAGGAACTCATCCTCTGTCCACTTCCCCTGAAACGCTTCACCAG GTTGATTTGGTGCATaaggagaaggaagaaaatgatttttttgatccACTTAGCAAGATCAATGAGAAAAAGGAAGTTTCTTTTGAGGATTTTCAAGATGAAGAGATTACAGGAGGACCGTCCAATGAAGCTTCTGTCCAGTCTTCTTCCAAGGAATGGACTTCTTTTAAGAAAATCTTGATGCAGAGATTTTCTGCATCTAAGAATATCCCGTTATCTTCA ATTTCAAATGCAATTATGAAGACTGGAAAGG TAACTGACAAATCACCTGTGGATTCACATTTGGAAGAACTGGATGATCCTCAAAAATTTACAGAAGAAGGTCTTAAAGTTATAAGTCAGAGGGAATATGTTTTACGTTTATATGAACTCAAAGATGAGATTGCGCTTTCTTGGAGTAAAAAGGAGCATGTGACATCTTTGAAATTGTGCATCAGG GTTGCCAGACTTCTGATGGACACATCTGTTGTACAATTTTATCCAACACTATTCGTTCTAGCCACAGATGTGATGGATATGCTGGGTGATATGGTATGGCAACGAATTAGACAGAAAGCTGAGCACACGGAAGATAGAAAATTCGTTTCTTCTTTGCCAG ATGATTTTGAAGCCAATAGTATTTCTGATGATGCTAAAGAAACTTGCAACAACTGGTTCTCCAAAATCGGTTCCATCCGTGAGCTTCTTCCGCGCAT CTATCTGGAACTGGCCGTACTGCCATGCTGGCGTTTCCTTGTTGACAATCCTATGAGTAGCCTCCAGCGCTTGGCCATGATGACAAGAGGCATTGCAGATCCAATAGCCTTGGCCTACTGCCACTTATATATGGTTCACCGAGCTCAAAAACTACCTCAACACGATTTAG GATACCTTGTCACTGGCATCAATGACTTGAAATTTGTAATGATGCGCATTCTTTCACTGCAAGAAACAACTTGCATAATCTCTCTAGCAGATAGAAGGTTGCTTTTGAGCCTCATGGAACCTGCTATTGAGTATATGATGAGATGCATATTTAAGGATTTAAATCAG GTTCAAGTTCGTGATGTAATTGTGGGGCTTGGACTTGGAAAGGACAAGTCACATTTATTTGGAGACTGTTCATGCATTTCAGTTATTCTTCATCATTTACTAAAGGAGCTCCCTACTGGACTAATCTGTGCTAATGCCATGAGTATTCTTCATCTGATTGAGTGCAATATTGATTTTTCATATGATCAG TATTTGAATTACAAGTTGCTTGGACTCAGGCTGTGTGAAAACATTTCTCGAGTGAATGAGGCCATGGCTTTAGTGGATaaggtcattcag GTCATTTCTTGCTATGATAGACTACATGAATATTTGGAGGTTTTAGATGCTTATGTGGATATTGTTCTGCATAATCAAATG CACATTTATTTGAACACAATAttgaatgaaatatttgagcgaTTATGTGCTAAAGGGATTGATAAGAATGCTCTATCAGGCTTGCAGTCTTTCCTTTTGAAGCTCGTTACTCATTTTGATCATTTGGAAGATATATTATCACTG AGCCATTTTGTTGACATCTTAGACGTGATGCACGGAAGCTCAAGGAACATCATCAACATTAGCATCCTTAGAATGGCAACAAG GAACACTTGCATTGACGATCCAACTATCATTCATTTTCTGTTTGAAGTTTCTCAGGTGTTGCATGATGGGACAGACTTCTCAAACATAAGAAATGATGAAAATCAACATTCAGCACGCCTAATTTCTCGTTTTGTGAACATG GTTGATTATGGGCGAGATTTTGAACGCAATTTGTCATTTCTGGTTGATTGCCGCGGAGCCTTTGGTGACATGATTGAACTCAAG GAGACGCTTGTTCACTCCAGCAATCTTTTATCCATTAAGCTTATGAAAGAGAGCAGTAATCTTTTCGCTTTTGCCAAATCTTGCCTAACATTTAGTGAAGTTACAATAGCTGCTATTCCTGATTGCTTTAGGCGGTTCAGTCTCTATCTTGAAACAGCAGAG GTTGCTTTGATGGGTGGATTAGTTTCTCATGCAGATGGACTTATAGATTCAGCGCTCTGCTATTTGCAGGACTTTGATTTAGTGGATG GTTTGCGGACAACTAACGATACTGAAGCAAATCTTTCCTTGATATGCAAGCTATGCAATCTCATGATTGTGGTCCCAG GTAATGTTGAACAAGGATTCTTGGATGGccccaagaaaatattttctttcctCGATTCCCAACCATG GATGACCTCAAAATTAAAGATCAAGGGGATGTGCGCTCTTATTTCAATTTTAGCAGCATtttcccaaaatgcaatacCCTTGCAATTAATACCTGGGAAG GTAATAGGCAATCATGAGTTAATTTATGGTGATCCAACTTGTTCAGAAGAAATTTTGTCATTTTCTCGTGCTATTATTCAGAAAATTGTGGATATTGTCTTACAAGAGCCTTCACAG GCTACTAGTGGAAATCTTGCACTTGAAGGTTGCAGCTCCATAGCTTCATCATTTAGA GTACGCACAGACATACTCACAATCTGCTCCAGACTGTTGGAAATAGCCGAGTTAAGCCTGAGTTCTGATGATAGATATTTGGTGTCTACCAAAAACTTTGTAAATACGTGCCAACTTTGTTGTCAGGAGGATGGACATTTGCAGAATTCAGAAAGCATGACTGGTTAG